In a genomic window of Gossypium arboreum isolate Shixiya-1 chromosome 7, ASM2569848v2, whole genome shotgun sequence:
- the LOC108469886 gene encoding protein AE7, with amino-acid sequence MVSGLINANPIVYEKKERRVRNEAAVPDEYAVEPIDQLEIFDHIRDIKDPEHPYSLEELKVITEDAIEVDNERSYVRVTFTPTVEHCSMATVIGLCLRVKLMRSLPSRYKMDIRVAPGTHATEAAVNKQLNDKERVAAALENPNLLDMVDECLAPSYA; translated from the exons ATGGTGTCTGGTTTAATAAATGCAAACCCTATTGTGTACGAGAAGAAAGAGCGGCGGGTTCGTAACGAAGCAGCTGTACCTGATGAATACGCTGTTGAACCTATTGACCAACTAGAAATATTTGAT CATATTAGAGATATAAAGGACCCTGAACATCCCTATTCTTTGGAAGAGCTTAAAGTAATAACTGAAGATGCTATTGAAGTTGATAACGAGCGAAGTTATGTTAG GGTCACATTTACTCCTACGGTTGAACATTGCAGTATGGCTACGGTTATTGGTCTTTGCTTGAGAGTCAAACTTATGAGGAGTCTTCCTTCTCGCTACAAG ATGGATATAAGGGTTGCACCTGGAACTCATGCAACTGAAGCTGCAG TTAATAAACAACTGAATGATAAAGAACGTGTTGCAGCTGCACTAGAAAACCCTAACCTTTTGGATATGGTTGATGAATGTCTGGCTCCATcctatgcttga